TCCAGGATGGCCCGCAGCGCGCGGCCGACAAGCCCGAGATCGTTCATCGCCTGGGCGGTGAAATCGACCGGGTTGACGAAGGAGCCGAGCGGGTTCTCCGCCTTCAACCGCGCCTGGGTCGCCGCCGGCATGACCGGCAGGACCAGGCCGGCATTCTCAGCGTCATCGGCCATCAGCACGCCGGCGCCGCCGGAAATGGTCAGCACGCCGAGCCGGTTACCGGCGAGTGGTCCACGTCGCGCCAGGGCCTCGACCACGTCGATCAGTTCCTCGGTCGTGCGCGCCCGGTAGCCGCCCATCTGACGGACCACCGCATCGAAAACCTGGTCGTCGCCGGCAAGTGAGGCGGTGTGCGACATCGCCGCCGCCGCGCCGCTCTCCGACCGGCCGACCTTGATCAGCACCACCGGCTTGCCGGCGGCACGCGCCATGCCGAGCGCACCGAGAAAGGCCGGGCCGTCCTTCACGCCTTCGACATAGGCCGCGATCACCTTGACGCCGTCGTCCCCGGCCATGTGGCCGATCGCGTCGGCGACCGTGATGTCGGCCTCGTTGCCGGTGGCGAGCCAACGCGCCGCGCCGAGCCCGCGCTTCTTCAGCAGCACATAGATATAGCTCGCATAGGCGCCGGACTGGCCGATGATGCCAATCGGCGCGTCGGGCGCCCGCTCACCCTCGAGGAACGAGCCGAAGGTCGCGGCATGGCCTGACGAGGCGTTGTAGACACCGAGGCAATTGGGCCCGAGCAGGCGCATGCCCTTGGCCCGCGCCGCCGCAACCAGTTCCTGCTGGCGCAGCACACCCTCCGGGCCGGCTTCGGCATAGTTCGCGGTGAAGACGACGGCGCCCCGGGCCCCCTTGGCGGCCGCCTGTTCGATTGTCGGCAAGGCGAGTTCTGGCGGCACCGCCACCACGACGCAATCGAGGCCGTCTGGAACGTCGGCCAGCGACGCATAGGCCTTCAGTCCCTGGATCTCCGAGCGGTTCGGATTGATCGGATAAAGCGCGCCGGCGAAGCCGGTCTGCTTGTAATAGCGGATCGGCCGCCCGCCAATGCGGGCGGGATCGACCGAGGCGCCGACAATGGCGATCGAGTGCGGTGACAGGACGGCATCGATGCCGTCGACGCGAGGCGCCGTCATGCCGCCGGTTCCGCCTCGAGCACGATGCGGCCGGCGACCCGGCCGGCGGCCAGGTCCGTCAAGGCACCATTCACTTCAGCCATAGGCCGGCGTTCGATCGCCACCGGCGGCAGGCCGACACGTCGCGCCAGCGCGACGAACTCCTTGAGGTCGTTGAGCGAGCCGACATAGGAACCGCGAATGGTCACGGCGCGCATCGGCAGATAGGGCAACGGATAGCGCAGCTCGCCGCCATAGAGCCCGACGATCACATAGGTGCCGCCCTTGCGCACAGCGTTGATGCCGAGCGTGCTGGTCTCTTCGCTGCCGACGAAATCGAGCGCCGAGGCAAGCGCGCCGGCACCGAAAGCCGCGAGCTGCTTGGCGGCATCCGGCGCAAAGGGATCAAGCGTCGCCGCGACGCCGATCTTCTCGGCCGCGGCGCGCTTGTCCGGCGAGGGATCGATGGCGATGACCGGCCCGAAGCCGAGCGCCTTCAATAGCTGCAGTGCCATCTGGCCGAGCCCGCCGCAGCCGAACACCGCGATCTTCTCGCCGGCGCGATGCGGCTGGATCTTCTTGATCGCGCTGTGCACGGTGACGCCCGAACAGGCATAGGTGGCGGCGACCGCCGGATCGATGCCCTCGACATCGACCAGGAATGTCGCGTCGGGCACCAGCACGTGCCGGGCAAAGCCGCCGCGTGCCTGGACGCCGTGAAACCTCGGTGCGGCGCACAGGTTCTCATCGCCCGACCGGCAGAGCGCACATTGGCCGCAGCCGATCCAGGGATGCACCAGCCGGCGCATGCCGGGTTTCACGTCGGTGACGTCAGGACCGACCGCCTCGACCGTGCCGAGAATCTCGTGGCCGAGGGTCAGCGGTGGGGCAATGCCGCGCTGGGTCAGGTCGAGCGTCCGCCCGGCCCCGAGATTGTAGGTGCCCTCCCGAATGTGCAGGTCGGAATGGCAGACGCCGCAATGGCTGACCCGGACCAGCACCTCGCGCCCAACCGGAACTGGCAGCGGCTCGGTTTCGGCGACCAGCGCCTCGCAGATGGCGTTGAGGCGCCAGGATTGGGTGGAGCGGGCTTCGGCGAATGACGGCATGGCGTGTCCTCTGATGCTGAGCTGATGGCGCTGCCTCCGGTTGGCCCGGACGTTGGAGCGAACGCTAGCATGGGAGAAGACGCTGTAAACGATCCAAGCGGCGGATCCCCTGCCCGCTCTTGGCAGGGCTCTAGCGGTTCCTGAACTCGGGCTTGCGCTTGGCCAGAAAGGCCGCGATGCCCTCGCGGAAATCGTCGGTTGCGAACAGAAGTCCTTGAGCCTGCGCTTCCATTTCGAGCGCCGTGTCGAGATCGGTGACGGGCGCGGCCAGCACACGTTTGGTCGAGGCGACCGCGGTCGGCGCCAGCGCCGCGATCCCGGCCGCCAGAGCCAGGGCGCGCTCGAGCGCCCCGCCATTCGGCGTGACCTCATCGGCAAGGCCGAGGCGCAGCGCCTCGCCGGCGCCGAGACTTGCCGCCGTCAGCATGATCCGCCTGGCCGCGCCACCGCCGATCCGCCGCGGCAGCGTATAGGCAAGGCCCATATCGGGCATCAGCCCGATCTTCGGGAACGAAGCCGAGAACTGGGCGCTCTCGCCGGCGACCACCAGGTCGCAGGCCGCCGCCAGTGCCAGGCCGCCGCCGGCGGCATTGCCCTCGACCGCCGCAATCACCGGCTGCGGTCCCCTGATGATCAGCCGGACGCAATCCTGCACGATCGCCAGCCGCTGGCGCAGGCTCCACGGCGTCGTGTCCGACATGCTCGAGATGTCGCCGCCCGCCGAAAAATGCCCGCCGGCGCCGGTCAGGATGATGGCGCGAATGTCGGGATCGGCCTGCGCCGCCACCAGGCCGGCGCGCAACGCAATGCGCACCGGCAGCGACAGCGCGTTGCGCCTGGCACCGTGATCGATCGTCAGGGTTGCGATGGCGCCCGAAACGGACAGCGAGGCGGTACCGTCGCTCATGGGACAGGCCCCTTGATCACAAGCGTGGGAAAATCGCTGCCGAGGGAAGCCTCCAGGGCAGGCTCCGTCAAGTCCTCATGCCCGCCCGGCCCAGCGCGGCTCACGAGCGCTCCTCACAGCCGCATGCGGTCGCTCTTGGGGTCATAGAACGGCCTCAGCGCGCAATCCACCGGCACGGTCACGCCGGCAATGTCGACGGCAAACTGGCGTCGTGACAGCCAGCCGTCGTCAATGGCCTGGTCTTGCGAGCGCAGCCAGCCGAGACCCACGATGCCGCCGGTCGAATAACCATAGGCCGTCGAGGTGACTTCACCCACCGGCTCGCCGCCGGCGACGATGAGTTCGCCGCCCCAGGCGATCGGCGTATCCGGCGCGGTCGCCAGGAACGACACAAGGCGTTTTCTCAAGGGTTCGCGCTTCGCCGCGATCAGCGCGTCACGGCCAATGAAA
This portion of the Phreatobacter stygius genome encodes:
- a CDS encoding enoyl-CoA hydratase/isomerase family protein, with the protein product MSDGTASLSVSGAIATLTIDHGARRNALSLPVRIALRAGLVAAQADPDIRAIILTGAGGHFSAGGDISSMSDTTPWSLRQRLAIVQDCVRLIIRGPQPVIAAVEGNAAGGGLALAAACDLVVAGESAQFSASFPKIGLMPDMGLAYTLPRRIGGGAARRIMLTAASLGAGEALRLGLADEVTPNGGALERALALAAGIAALAPTAVASTKRVLAAPVTDLDTALEMEAQAQGLLFATDDFREGIAAFLAKRKPEFRNR
- a CDS encoding alcohol dehydrogenase, coding for MPSFAEARSTQSWRLNAICEALVAETEPLPVPVGREVLVRVSHCGVCHSDLHIREGTYNLGAGRTLDLTQRGIAPPLTLGHEILGTVEAVGPDVTDVKPGMRRLVHPWIGCGQCALCRSGDENLCAAPRFHGVQARGGFARHVLVPDATFLVDVEGIDPAVAATYACSGVTVHSAIKKIQPHRAGEKIAVFGCGGLGQMALQLLKALGFGPVIAIDPSPDKRAAAEKIGVAATLDPFAPDAAKQLAAFGAGALASALDFVGSEETSTLGINAVRKGGTYVIVGLYGGELRYPLPYLPMRAVTIRGSYVGSLNDLKEFVALARRVGLPPVAIERRPMAEVNGALTDLAAGRVAGRIVLEAEPAA
- a CDS encoding acetate--CoA ligase family protein; its protein translation is MTAPRVDGIDAVLSPHSIAIVGASVDPARIGGRPIRYYKQTGFAGALYPINPNRSEIQGLKAYASLADVPDGLDCVVVAVPPELALPTIEQAAAKGARGAVVFTANYAEAGPEGVLRQQELVAAARAKGMRLLGPNCLGVYNASSGHAATFGSFLEGERAPDAPIGIIGQSGAYASYIYVLLKKRGLGAARWLATGNEADITVADAIGHMAGDDGVKVIAAYVEGVKDGPAFLGALGMARAAGKPVVLIKVGRSESGAAAAMSHTASLAGDDQVFDAVVRQMGGYRARTTEELIDVVEALARRGPLAGNRLGVLTISGGAGVLMADDAENAGLVLPVMPAATQARLKAENPLGSFVNPVDFTAQAMNDLGLVGRALRAILEDGDVDAVAGFFMTWIASPVMGEKLQGVIAEAMQGYEDRTIALAVSAPDEVLSAYRAKGIILNEDPSRVVATLGALAAIGKALKAGGRSAIDLTGTPRLTGAETTEAAAKAFLVKAGLEALPEQVARTPEDVTATALAFGGPVALKIASADIAHKSDAGGVALNVAPDDAGARARVMIQAVSAAHPQARIDGVLVGPMAGEGVELIVAARTDPVFGPVVMVGLGGLFVEVMQDVVFRAAPIGEAEALAMIDSLKGRALLDGLRGRPKVDVAAAAAALAALSRVAAANAGRFDTIEINPLLVRAKGAVMLDALVTPGSG